A window of [Clostridium] innocuum genomic DNA:
ATCCACCATCCAGTAATTCACATCCGCCTCAGCAATCGCCGTATATGCATTGCGGTTCAGAGTACGCCCCAGCTCATGCTTCGGCTTATGAATTCCCGGTGTGTCCACAAAGACAAACTGCGCATCCTCCCGCGTCAATATCCCTGATATATTATTCCGTGTTGTCTGCGGCTTTGGCGTTGTAATGGCTACCTTTTCCTGCAGGATGGCATTTAGCAGGGTGCTTTTGCCTGCATTCGGACGGCCGATAATGGAAATAAATCCTGACTTATAGCTCATAAAACATCCTCACTCGTAAAGGACATCGGTAAAAGCTCGGCGATGCTTGTTATTTTCTGCTCCTGCTTGTTGCTTAACACGATGGGAGTATCCTGCTGCAGCAGCTCCACCAGTACCTGCCGACAGGCACCACAGGGCGCCGCAAGCTTCGTTCCGTCACTCACAATGGCAATCGCTACGATATCCTCCCTGCGATAGCCCATAGAATAAGCGGCAAATATCGCACTTCGCTCGGCACAATTCGTCAGACCGAAGGAAGCATTCTCTATATTAGCCCCCGGAATCAGCGTTCCATCCTTAGTTTTCACACAAGCTCCCACATGATAGCGGGAGTATGGTGCATATGCATGCTGCATGGCAGCAAACGCCGCATCCAGCAGCTCCTGATATTGTTCATTCACATTCATAAAAACAGCTTTCCTCCTATGATTACGATTCCAACAGCTGCCGCCGCCAGCGACATCACCAGCACAGCTGCAGCTGCGTAATCCTTTGCTTTTTTCGCTCCCTCACTGTATTGCGGCGACACCATGTCCACAATCGTTTCCAGAGCGGAATTGATATATTCCAGTGCAATCACAGCACCAATGACGATCAGAATGACGCACCATTCCATCGCCTCCAGCCCCAGACAAGCACAGACCGCAAGCACAACCATTCCCAGAACTGTCTGCAGCACAATGCTACGGTCATGCAGCAGCCCATGCATAAGACCGGCAAATGCATACCGGAATTTATTTCCGTATTTTTTTAGGAACGATATCATCCAGTATCACATTCTGCAGCTGAAACATCACAGCCTCATCCTCCGGTGTCATGTGGTCGTATCCCAGCAGGTGCAAAAGCCCATGCGTAAACAGAAAGCAGACCTCTCTTCGCAAGCTGTGACCGTAATCCGCCGCCTGCGCTGTAATCGCTTCTATGTTGATGAATATATCACCGAGCTCTTCCTCCCCCTCCATGACCTCATATGCATCCTCGCTGTCCTTCATGGCAAAGCTGATGACATCAGTCGGCCGGTCGATACCGCGATAATCCCTGTTCATTTCATGAATCATCTGGGGT
This region includes:
- the cdd gene encoding cytidine deaminase, yielding MNVNEQYQELLDAAFAAMQHAYAPYSRYHVGACVKTKDGTLIPGANIENASFGLTNCAERSAIFAAYSMGYRREDIVAIAIVSDGTKLAAPCGACRQVLVELLQQDTPIVLSNKQEQKITSIAELLPMSFTSEDVL
- the ybeY gene encoding rRNA maturation RNase YbeY yields the protein MEISVFNQSGERRWSRYASDFRTISEKTQQVLKLEGLRSASVIFVTPQMIHEMNRDYRGIDRPTDVISFAMKDSEDAYEVMEGEEELGDIFINIEAITAQAADYGHSLRREVCFLFTHGLLHLLGYDHMTPEDEAVMFQLQNVILDDIVPKKIRK
- a CDS encoding diacylglycerol kinase, which gives rise to MISFLKKYGNKFRYAFAGLMHGLLHDRSIVLQTVLGMVVLAVCACLGLEAMEWCVILIVIGAVIALEYINSALETIVDMVSPQYSEGAKKAKDYAAAAVLVMSLAAAAVGIVIIGGKLFL